The genomic window ATATTTCCGAACGACTGTTCCGGGGTTTGGAGCCCTGGACGAACCGGATTCCCGGTGGCATTTTGCACACCAACGTTGTCGGTTGCGCCCTGTTTGCGGCGGTCAGTGGCTCAAGCGCCGCCACCACCGCCACCATTGGCAAGATTACGACAACAGAGCTGGCCCGACGCGGCTATGACCGCAATCTGTCCATTGGCTCGCTGGCAGGCGCAGGCAGCCTGGGTCTGCTGATTCCGCCCTCTATCGTAATGATCGTTTATGGCGTGCAGGCCGAGGTGTCTATCAGCCAGCTCTTTATGGCAGGTGTCATCCCTGGCATCTTGATCGCACTGCTTTACTCCGGCTATATAGTCGCAGTGACTCTGCGACAGCCTCACAAGGCGCCGCGCAGCCAGGACGTAGCCACGACCTTTTTGCAAAGCCTGGGGTTGCTTGCCCCGGTACTCTTGCTCATTGCACTGGTGATGGGATCCATCTACAGCGGCGTCGCAACACCGTCTGAGGCTGCTGCAGTAGGGGTGGCCGTGACAATTATCCTGCTGGGTGTCGAACGGCAACTTAGCTGGGACATGTTTCGCGAAGCCCTGACTGGCACCGTTCTCAGTGCCACCATGGTGTGCAGTATTTTGGTGGCGGCAGCCCTGCTATCAACCGCAATGGGGTATCTGCACCTGCCGCGGGAGCTGGCAACCTATATTGCCAGCCTGGAGCTGTCGCCCGCCATGCTGCTGCTGGCACTGGCGCTGTTCTACATTGTGCTGGGCCTGTTCCTTGATGGGATATCGATCACGGTCATGAGCCTGCCAATCACATTGCCCATCGTTATTCAGGGCGGGTTTGACCCTCTGTGGTTTGGCATTTTCCTGGTAATAATGGTGGAGCTCGGACAAATAACACCACCGGTAGGATTTAACCTTTTCGTCCTGCAGGGATTAACCGGCGAGCGGATTGGTCGCATTGCCTACGCCGCGATTCCATTCTTTGGACTCATGTGCATAGCGGCATTGATGGTGAGCATTTTCCCGGATATTGTCCTGTGGCTGCCACAACAGCTGACGGGTTAAACCAAGCAGGAGCAATGCCAGTGCATTGCTCCTGCTTGCATTTCCTACATCCATTCACTCTAAGAATGCCCCAGTACTATTAACCTATTTTCCCACTGGGTTAACAGTTCAAAAAACTATTCCGTCGATGTCGCGCATTAGCAGATAGAGGTCGCAACCAGACAGGTTTAGTTTGACTAAAGTACATGATACTAAGGCTTCAATGTTATATTTAAGCCGTCACAAATTTTTATTGGTCCGCCTATTCCGAGACCAGCAACCATGACCCACGCAAAATCGACGTCAACACGATTTGAACATCGATAAAATAATATTATTGTCCATCAATCATCGCAGGACTCTAGCTACCACAGGACCAGGAATAGACCTTCGATAGCTAGGCTGAGCCAATATAATAACTATCTAATCCGCCAATACGCAGAGGTAATGATGACTGGTCTATTGAAAAAAACAGCTATATCCGCACTGATTACAGCCAGCAGCCTGGGGTTTATTTCCAGTGCAACGGCAGACGAAACAAGAACCTTAAAATTCCACAGTGGCCTGGCCCAATCCCGGCCTGAAGCTGCGCATATTGAGCACTTCGCTGAACTGGTCAAGGAAAAGTCGGGGGGCAGCCTGAATGTCGATGTTTACCACGCAGGCTCACTGGGGCTCAAGGAAGCCGATATGCTGCGCATTCTCCAGGCGGGCCTGGTTGATGCAGCCCTGATGTACGGCGAGTACTACAAACGCGACGCACCGGCGCTTGCATCCGTTTATGCACAGGGAGCCATCACCCAAAGCAGCCAGCATCTTGAAGTGCTGCCGACCCTGCGTAACATCTATCAGGATGCCTATGCCAAGTGGGATATCAAAACCGTCGGTGGCGTTGTCGCACCTGTGTTCGATGTCGGGCTGCACTGCAAGGAGCCGGTAAATAGCCTGGAAGGACTCAAGGACAAAAAGGTCCGGGTATGGTCTGGACACCTTGTGGACACCTTTAAAAATCTGGATATATCCGCGCAGGTCATACCGCAAAATGATATGTACCTCGCCCTCCAGACGGGTGTAGTCGATTGCGCCTACTACCTCTCGACAGTCGCAAAGACCGTTTCCCTGCAGGAAGTCACGAAATACGAAGCCTATCTCCACCCCTGGGCGGCGTCTCCCTGGATGTTCGGCATCAGCAATAAGACCTGGAGTTCACTTACTGAACAACAGCAGGCTGCACTGACTGAGGCGGGTAACCAGGTGTGGAACGAAACCGAGAAGCTGGCCGTTGATGATGAGCGGGAAACCAAAGCACGGCAAGAGCGCACCGAACTGGGCATCACTGTACTGCCGGCGTTCAGCGCTGAAGACGTAAAAACCTTCGTCGAAGCATCCGGCAAGGCCTGGCACGAAATGGCCGAACAATCCGGCGAAGAAGGCCTCGGCTACTATAAAACGGTGTCTTCACTCACTAAATAGCCAACTTCAGCCCCCGGGATACTTCCCGGGGGCTTTTTTATAGGCAAAAACCCGGAAGGTTAATAGTTAAAGTTTCCAGATGAAATTAATAATCCACACAAGGAAAACCTAGAGTGGACAAATTATTTAAAAGTATCGACTTTATAGCAAAGTCATTTTTCTACGCCGGTGTGTTATCCGGTATATTTATGACGTTAATAATTTTTATTAGCACCCTGTTGCGCTACCTTGCAGGCCAGCCTATTTCTTTTTCTGACGAACTGGCAGGCTTGCTTTTCCTGGCGATGGCTTTTACCACCTTCCCCCATGTACTGAATAAATCTGGCCATATCAGCCTGGACCTTCTGACCGAGAGAATGCCATTTGGCATGAGAAAACTATGCAGCCTGTTTGCCGGGGCAATCTTTATTGCGTTTGCAATAACCTTCAGTTACCAGGCATGGAATTTCATGGAGTTTTCCAGACTGATCAGTTCCCGTACCGATGTCAGTGGCATTCTGCTTTGGCCCTGGATGGCCCTGATGCCCATCTCAATGATTCTGTGTATCGCGGTTGAAATAAGAAAGCAGCTTGGCCCCAATGACGGTGACACTGCGGGAGAAACCACATCATGAGCTGGCTTATTCTGGGTACCAGTCTTGCGGTATTGCTAAGCACAGGCGCTCTGCTGGGGGCCGCTCTGGGGCTGACCGGCTTTATCCTGCTGCATTTTCAAGCCAACGGAGCTTCCGCCCTGGCCATCAATTCCGCCTGGAATTTGCTGACGGAGTTCACCCTGAGCGCAGTGCCACTGTTTATCATTCTGGGTGATATCCTGCTGGCCAGCGGTGTTTCCACCCGCGTCTACAACGGTTTGACCCCCCTGTTTCGCCGTATTCCCGGACAATTACTGCATACAAACATTGCCGTCTGTACGCTCTTTGGCGCGGTCAGTGGCTCCAGCACTTCAACCGCAGCCGCCATCGGCTCGGTAAGCTACCCCGAACTGCGCCAGCGCGGTTACTCCCCAAGCATGGTGGTAGGCACTTTGGCAGCCGGTGGTACTCTGGGGTTGCTGATCCCGCCGAGCCTGGCCCTGCTTATCTACGGCGCCACTCAGAACGTATCCATTGGCAAGCTATTTATGGCGGGGCTCATTCCCGGTGCCCTGATCGCCTTTGGCTTTTCAGCCTGGATCTATGTCCGGTCGCGCTTCGGTACCCCCGTGGCACCGCCCGTGAATGAACCCTTCAGCTGGAAAGAGGTCGGCCTCGGCCTGATGCAGGTATGGCCACTGCCCATTCTTATTTTCTTCGTGCTGGGCACCATTTACATGGGTATCGCAACACCCACAGAGGCCGCAGCTCTGGGTGTTACCGCCGCCATTGTGATCGGATTTAGCTGGGGCGATCTGACACCGACAAAACTATGGCAAGCCTTCACGCGCGCATCTTTCATGTTCAGCGCCATCGCACTCATTCTGGTCGGAACCGTTATTCTGGCTCAGGCTGTCAGCCTGCTGGGATTGCCACGCGCCGCGGTCGAGATGATTAGCGACCTGGGTTTCAACCGCTACGGCGTGCTTGTGATGGTTGTACTGGTCTACCTGCTGCTGGGCTGTTTCTTCGACGGTATCTCGCTGCTGCTCATGACATTGCCGATCACCTTCCCGATGATCACAAGCCTCGGCTTCGACCCCGTCTGGTTTGGCATAGTGGTTACCCTGCTGATGGAGGTCGGGATGATCACGCCCCCCGTCGGCCTCAACCTCTTTGTACTCAGCTCGATCACCAAGAATGAAGTCAATGTCGCCCAGGCGGCGAAGGCATCCTTACCCTACTGGTTGATTCTGCTGTTTGCCGTTGGCGTCTTGACGCTGTTCCCCGCAATCGCGCTCTGGCTGCCCAACACTCTGCTATAAATACCGCTGCGCATTCTGCTCCAAAACAAAGAGCCTGCCGCTGGCAGGCTCTTTTTTCATGCTCAAAGACAAAGGCAGCCACTGCTCAAAGTGGCAGCGTCACGGCATAAGCCTCAGCTGAAAATGCTTTGCAGGTCGATGGCGCTGTGGCTGCCTGAAGTCAGGTCGAGCTGTTCTTCCAGGTGATTGAGGTGTTCGATCATCAACGCCACGGCCCGGGCGGCGTCGTGCTGTTCAAATGCCTCGATCAGGCCACTGTGCTCGCAGCACGGGTGCGTGGCGGTCTGCTCGGAATGGCGGGCACTGGCGCGCTGGTACTGGGCGATGATCAGTGAGGTTCTGGAAATGATTTCGCGCAGAAACTGGGTCAGTACCGGCTTGTCGGCCAGCTCGCCAATCTTGAGGTGGAATTCACCGGACAGGCGGATGCGGCGATTGAGGTCACCCTCGTGGTGGGCCTGTTCTTCCAGCTCCACATGCTCGGTCAGGGCGCGCTGCTTGTCGGCGCAGAAATTCAGCGCAAGCTCGCGCACCAGCTCGGTTTCAATCAGACGCCGGGCCTGAAAAACCTCCCGCGCTTCCTTTACCGTGACCTTGGCGACATAGGCGCCACTGTTGGGCACCAGGTTCACCAGATTATGGTGTGCCAGGCGCAACAGCACCTTGCGGATACCGCCACGGCTGGTCTGGAAAACCTCACACAGGTCCTCTTCCTTGAGGCGAGTACCCGGCTGCAGCTTGCGCTCCATGATGGCAGACCAGATACGATCGTATACGTCGTCTGCGCCGGGCTTGCTGTCACTTTTACGAATGCTGGTTTTGGTCATGTTTGTATATCAGATGTCTTGATGCGAATAGGCCATCGGCAGTCATTGCACGACAGCGGTAACAATAGTGCGAGATAGCAGTGGCACACCATGTTTAACAATGCCTGAGACCCCTGCCGTAGCACAATCTCTGCGGACATTATTGCACAGCTTTCGTTGCTACCTGTGTTCAGCTGGATCTGAGTCCGTATCGAGCTCTGGCAACTGCCAGTTGATGGGCGTGCGCCCCCGGGCCTTGAGAAACGCATTGGCCTGGCTGAAGTGGCGGCAGCCGAAGAAGCCCCGGTGCGCCGCCAGTGGCGACGGATGGGGGGAGTGCAGCACAAGGTGACGCTGCGTATCGACAAAGGCGCCCTTCTTCTGGGCATAGCTGCCCCAGAGGATGAACACCACGCCATGGCAGTGGGCATTAACGGCGTGAATTACCTTGTCGGTAAAGTGTTCCCAGCCCCGTTTCTGGTGGGAGGCCGCCTGGCTCTGTTCCACCGTTAATACCGCATTGAGCAACAGCACCCCCTGGCGTGCCCAGCTTTCGAGGCAGCCATGCTGTGCCGGCGTGATGCCAAGATCCGCCTGCAATTCCTTGTAGATGTTACGCAGGGATGGCGGCACCTTGATGCCGGGGGGCACCGAGAAGCTCAGGCCATGAGCCTGACCCGGCTGATGGTAGGGGTCCTGCCCCAGAATCACCACCTTCACATCCTCCAGCGCCGTGCTCTGCAGTGCATGCAGCCAGTGCTCCGGGGCCGGATAAATCTGTTTGCCCGCCTGCTGCTCGGCCTGCAGAAAACGCTGCAGTTGCAGCATGTAAGGCTGCTCAAGCTCGGGCCCCAGCAGTGCCTGCCAGTCCGGCGGCAACGACAGTTGCATCTGCTTTTTGTCGAGGGAAAGCCATTGCAGGGTCATCAGAGTTGTCCGCTGTCCTTGATAGCTCCACTGGCATCACGCAGCGCCTTGACCACCCGGCCGTGATAGAGCGAGTAGTAACGCAGATGGCCGGGAGCATGGGCGAAAAAGCCCGAGATCAGAATGGCCAGCACGAACACCGGCGCCATCAGTACCGGCCAGGGTATGACCAGCCCCAGCAGAAATACCTTCAGCAGAATGGCCTGGCCGCGCAGCTGCAACAGCCAGATACCGTCGCAGTAGAGTTCGATCAGCACCATGGCCAGACCTGCGCCAAGGCCCAGCCACAGAAAGCCAAGCCATTGCGCCGTGGGCAGCTGGTAAAGGAAATGGCCGGCAAGCCCGGCGATCCCCACCAGATGCAGGCTGCGCAGCGCTATGTTGAGATAGCGCTTGCCCGGCACCCTGCGTGAGGGCGACGGGAACAGCAGGCTGCCCTTGGCCTTATCCGTGACTCCCATGGTCGGCGCGCTCAGCCTAAACCGAAGCTTATGCCTGCGGTTTTACCGGGCGCATGGCCGGGAAAAGGATAACGTCGCGGATAGACGGCGAATCGGTGAACAGCATGACCAGACGGTCAATACCTATACCCTCGCCCGCCGTCGGCGGCAGGCCGTATTCCAGCGCGTTGATGTAATCGGCATCGTAGTGCATGGCTTCGTCGTCGCCGGCATCCTTTTCCGCGACCTGGGCGCGGAAACGTTCTGCCTGATCTTCGGCGTCGTTCAACTCGGAGAAGCCGTTGGCCAGTTCGCGACCGCCGACAAAGAATTCGAAGCGATCGGTGACGAAGGGATTGTCATCGTTGCGACGCGCCAGCGGGCTGACTTCGGTCGGGTACTCGGTGATAAAGGTCGGCTGATCCAGACGGTGCTCGACGGTCTTCTCGAAGATCTCGATCTGTACCTTGCCAAGGCCCCAGCTGTCCTTGACGTTGATGTCCAGACGCTGCGCGATCTGGCGGGCGGCGTGGTCATCGGCCAGGGCCGCGGCGGTGATCTCCGGATTGTAGTGCAGGATGGAGTCGAATATCGACAGCCGGGCAAAGGGCTTGGACAGGTCGTATTCGAAGCTTTCCAGTACTTCGCCTTCTTCGTTACGTACGGTGTTGACCAGGGTGGTGGTGCCCAGGACTTCCTGCGCGACCGTGCGCAGCATGTCTTCGGTCAGATCCATCAGGTCCTTGTAATCGGCATAGGCCTGGTAGAACTCGATCATGGTGAACTCGGGGTTGTGCCGCGTGGACAGCCCTTCGTTGCGGAAATTGCGGTTGATCTCGAACACGCGCTCGAAGCCGCCCACCACCAGACGCTTGAGATACAGCTCAGGCGCGATACGCAGGTACATGCCGATATCCAGCGCATTGTGATGCGTTACGAACGGACGGGCCGAAGCGCCACCGGGGATCGCCTGCAGCATCGGCGTTTCGACTTCCAGGAAGCGACGCTCGGTCAGGAAGCGGCGAATGCCGGAGACGATGCCGGAGCGCACTTCAAACACGCGGCGTGACTGATCATTGGTGATCAGATCGACATAGCGCTGACGGTAGCGCATTTCGGTGTCCTGCAGACCCTTGTGCTTGTCGGGCAGCGGACGCAGGCTCTTGGTGAGCAACTGGCAGTCTTCCATATCGACAAAAAGGTCGCCCTTGCCGGACTTGTGCAGCACACCGCTAATAGCAACGATATCGCCCAGGTCCAGCGATTTGGCGAAGGGGCGCGCCGGCTTGTTGACGTACAGCTGAATGCGGCCGGTCATGTCCTGCAGCACCAGAAAGGCGCCACGGTTAAGCATGATGCGGCCGGCAACTGATACCCGATATCCCAGTTCTTCCAGTTCTTCCTTGGTCTTGTCGCCGTAGGCCTGCTGCAGATCCTGCGCATAGCTGTCACGGCGAAAGCTGTTGGGGAAGGCATTGCCCTGCTCGCGCAACGCGTTGAGTTTGTCGCGGCGCTCGGCAATAAGGCGGTTTTCGTCTTGCGCGACGGCTGGGGTAGTCTCGGACATCGGGGGGAACCTTAATCTGTAATACGTTGAATGCGGGTCAATCCGGCCCGCCGTAGCGGGCCAGACTTACAAGCCGGCCTTGAGGCTGGCTTCGATAAACATGTCCAGGTCGCCATCCAGTACGCGGTCGCAGTTGGAGGTCTGCACACCGGTGCGCAGATCCTTGATGCGGCTGTCATCCAGCACGTAGGAGCGGATCTGGCTGCCCCAGCCGATATCGGCCTTGGAGTCTTCCAGAATCTGGGCGGCTTCCGAGCGCTTGAGCATTTCGAGCTCATACAGCTTGGAGCGCAGCTGCTTCATACAGAAGTCCTTGTTCTGGTGCTGCGAACGCTGACTCTGGCACTGCACCACCGTATTGGTCGGGATATGCGTGATACGCACCGCCGACTCGGTTCGGTTAACGTGCTGACCACCGGCACCTGAGGCGCGGTAGACGTCGACCCGCAGATCCGCCGGGTTGATGTCGATCTCGACGTTATCGTCAATCTCGGGCGACACGAACACGGACGCAAAGGAGGTATGGCGACGGCCGCCGGAATCGAACGGCGACTTGCGCACCAGGCGATGCACGCCGGTTTCGGTGCGCAGCCAGCCAAAGGCGTACTCACCTTCAAAGCGGATGGTGGCACTCTTGATGCCAGCAACGTCACCGTCTGAGACTTCCACCAGTTCGGTCTTGAAGCCTTTGTCCTCACCCCAGCGCAGGAACATGCGCAGCATGATATTGGCCCAGTCCTGCGCCTCGGTACCGCCGGAGCCCGACTGGATATCCAGAAAGGCGTTGTTGATATCGGCTTCACCGGAGAACATGCGACGGAACTCGAGGGTTTCCAGCCGCGCCACCAGGGCTGCGACTTCCTTCTCAACTTCCGCCGCTGTGTCTTCGTCATCTTCCTCGACGGCCATCTCCAGCAGCTCGCGGGCATCGGTAGACCCGCTTGCCAGCGCATCCAGCGTCTGCACTACGTCTTCCAGCTGGGCGCGCTCGCGGCCCAGTTTCTGGGCGTTGGCAGGATCATCCCACACGGAGGGAGATTCAAGTTCGCGCGACACCTCTTCCAGACGCTCTTTCTTGACGTCATAGTCGAGATAAACACGCAGGGAGCCGGCGCGCTCGCCGATATCCTTCAAGGCGTTGATGATCGGGTTAATTTCCATCGCTTGCGTTCAATACTCGCAGATTAGAAAAGGGGCGTATTTTAACTGATCCGCCGGTGGCTTTAAATGATCTTTACCGCTGTCTGTGGCATGGGCCGCAGTATCCTGCTCCCAGGCGCCGCCGGACCGCCGTTATCCAACGCCAAAACCGCTCAAATAAATCACCGCGGATCAGCCTCAAGACACACAACAGGCATCCTCAGGCGGCGCCCGAAACCAGGCCAGACAGCCTTCCCGGTTGCGGGTTAGCACAGCTAACGTATTAATTTGGAAGTATACTTGCGC from Marinobacterium aestuarii includes these protein-coding regions:
- a CDS encoding TRAP transporter large permease, whose translation is MDTVFVAVGVISLILLVLGLGTWVFAGLAIVALGSLVWLGDFSSDRAGLILSRILFRAGSSWELSAIPLFIFMGELIFRSNISERLFRGLEPWTNRIPGGILHTNVVGCALFAAVSGSSAATTATIGKITTTELARRGYDRNLSIGSLAGAGSLGLLIPPSIVMIVYGVQAEVSISQLFMAGVIPGILIALLYSGYIVAVTLRQPHKAPRSQDVATTFLQSLGLLAPVLLLIALVMGSIYSGVATPSEAAAVGVAVTIILLGVERQLSWDMFREALTGTVLSATMVCSILVAAALLSTAMGYLHLPRELATYIASLELSPAMLLLALALFYIVLGLFLDGISITVMSLPITLPIVIQGGFDPLWFGIFLVIMVELGQITPPVGFNLFVLQGLTGERIGRIAYAAIPFFGLMCIAALMVSIFPDIVLWLPQQLTG
- a CDS encoding TRAP transporter substrate-binding protein, yielding MTGLLKKTAISALITASSLGFISSATADETRTLKFHSGLAQSRPEAAHIEHFAELVKEKSGGSLNVDVYHAGSLGLKEADMLRILQAGLVDAALMYGEYYKRDAPALASVYAQGAITQSSQHLEVLPTLRNIYQDAYAKWDIKTVGGVVAPVFDVGLHCKEPVNSLEGLKDKKVRVWSGHLVDTFKNLDISAQVIPQNDMYLALQTGVVDCAYYLSTVAKTVSLQEVTKYEAYLHPWAASPWMFGISNKTWSSLTEQQQAALTEAGNQVWNETEKLAVDDERETKARQERTELGITVLPAFSAEDVKTFVEASGKAWHEMAEQSGEEGLGYYKTVSSLTK
- a CDS encoding TRAP transporter small permease; the protein is MDKLFKSIDFIAKSFFYAGVLSGIFMTLIIFISTLLRYLAGQPISFSDELAGLLFLAMAFTTFPHVLNKSGHISLDLLTERMPFGMRKLCSLFAGAIFIAFAITFSYQAWNFMEFSRLISSRTDVSGILLWPWMALMPISMILCIAVEIRKQLGPNDGDTAGETTS
- a CDS encoding TRAP transporter large permease, encoding MSWLILGTSLAVLLSTGALLGAALGLTGFILLHFQANGASALAINSAWNLLTEFTLSAVPLFIILGDILLASGVSTRVYNGLTPLFRRIPGQLLHTNIAVCTLFGAVSGSSTSTAAAIGSVSYPELRQRGYSPSMVVGTLAAGGTLGLLIPPSLALLIYGATQNVSIGKLFMAGLIPGALIAFGFSAWIYVRSRFGTPVAPPVNEPFSWKEVGLGLMQVWPLPILIFFVLGTIYMGIATPTEAAALGVTAAIVIGFSWGDLTPTKLWQAFTRASFMFSAIALILVGTVILAQAVSLLGLPRAAVEMISDLGFNRYGVLVMVVLVYLLLGCFFDGISLLLMTLPITFPMITSLGFDPVWFGIVVTLLMEVGMITPPVGLNLFVLSSITKNEVNVAQAAKASLPYWLILLFAVGVLTLFPAIALWLPNTLL
- a CDS encoding GntR family transcriptional regulator; the protein is MTKTSIRKSDSKPGADDVYDRIWSAIMERKLQPGTRLKEEDLCEVFQTSRGGIRKVLLRLAHHNLVNLVPNSGAYVAKVTVKEAREVFQARRLIETELVRELALNFCADKQRALTEHVELEEQAHHEGDLNRRIRLSGEFHLKIGELADKPVLTQFLREIISRTSLIIAQYQRASARHSEQTATHPCCEHSGLIEAFEQHDAARAVALMIEHLNHLEEQLDLTSGSHSAIDLQSIFS
- the ung gene encoding uracil-DNA glycosylase; the protein is MQLSLPPDWQALLGPELEQPYMLQLQRFLQAEQQAGKQIYPAPEHWLHALQSTALEDVKVVILGQDPYHQPGQAHGLSFSVPPGIKVPPSLRNIYKELQADLGITPAQHGCLESWARQGVLLLNAVLTVEQSQAASHQKRGWEHFTDKVIHAVNAHCHGVVFILWGSYAQKKGAFVDTQRHLVLHSPHPSPLAAHRGFFGCRHFSQANAFLKARGRTPINWQLPELDTDSDPAEHR
- the lysS gene encoding lysine--tRNA ligase, coding for MSETTPAVAQDENRLIAERRDKLNALREQGNAFPNSFRRDSYAQDLQQAYGDKTKEELEELGYRVSVAGRIMLNRGAFLVLQDMTGRIQLYVNKPARPFAKSLDLGDIVAISGVLHKSGKGDLFVDMEDCQLLTKSLRPLPDKHKGLQDTEMRYRQRYVDLITNDQSRRVFEVRSGIVSGIRRFLTERRFLEVETPMLQAIPGGASARPFVTHHNALDIGMYLRIAPELYLKRLVVGGFERVFEINRNFRNEGLSTRHNPEFTMIEFYQAYADYKDLMDLTEDMLRTVAQEVLGTTTLVNTVRNEEGEVLESFEYDLSKPFARLSIFDSILHYNPEITAAALADDHAARQIAQRLDINVKDSWGLGKVQIEIFEKTVEHRLDQPTFITEYPTEVSPLARRNDDNPFVTDRFEFFVGGRELANGFSELNDAEDQAERFRAQVAEKDAGDDEAMHYDADYINALEYGLPPTAGEGIGIDRLVMLFTDSPSIRDVILFPAMRPVKPQA
- the prfB gene encoding peptide chain release factor 2, which translates into the protein MEINPIINALKDIGERAGSLRVYLDYDVKKERLEEVSRELESPSVWDDPANAQKLGRERAQLEDVVQTLDALASGSTDARELLEMAVEEDDEDTAAEVEKEVAALVARLETLEFRRMFSGEADINNAFLDIQSGSGGTEAQDWANIMLRMFLRWGEDKGFKTELVEVSDGDVAGIKSATIRFEGEYAFGWLRTETGVHRLVRKSPFDSGGRRHTSFASVFVSPEIDDNVEIDINPADLRVDVYRASGAGGQHVNRTESAVRITHIPTNTVVQCQSQRSQHQNKDFCMKQLRSKLYELEMLKRSEAAQILEDSKADIGWGSQIRSYVLDDSRIKDLRTGVQTSNCDRVLDGDLDMFIEASLKAGL